The genomic DNA TCGGAAATCGAACAGATGCTTTAAACATCCAAGCTAATCTATTCTGGAATTCTGCTAAAGAAGGGCAAGTCTATACTGCATTTGTATCCGGCGTAGATAAAGCTAACCTGTATTTGATTGTTAATGGTGTTCGAACACGTATGCCAAAGGAAGAATATTCTTATGCTTATCACCGAGATATGCGAGAGGTTGTTGCTAGAGGTGAACGAATTGAGGTAAAAATCACTTCTATTAACGTGGAAGAACAAAAGGTTAAGTTTAGTCGCCGTGTTTTAGAAGCGGACCCTGCTGTATTTTTAGCAGATTATAAACCTGGTGGCACTTATGCAGCTGAGATCAACAATATCAATCCTGATTTAGGAGTCTTTGTAACCTTAAAACCACATAACATTTCGGCATTAGCACCATTCCCTTCCATGCGTGTCGGTGTTCACCTTAAAGAAGGGCAAAAATGTCAGCTAAAAGTAAGTCGTGTAGATACACAAATTGGGCATATTTATGGGCATATCGTACTTCCACGGGTTAACCAAATTGGAAAGGCACGTCGCTCATAAAATGACTGCACAAGATCTTAGCATTCAAAATTTTGTAGTAGGTGATGTTGAGGAACAAGCAAGAGCTGTTCCTCAACAGAAATTATCTCCTACATACGCTACGACGATACCATATAAGTCGCCATCGCTTCCACGCGATATATTACAATATCTACCGCCAAATGGTAACCCTTTTAGTTTATTTGGAGACCCTTATGCCCTGCTATATTTTTTACCAGTAGAATACAATGTCATCCGCAACAGTAACTATTGGTTACGTGGAAAAGAAGAAGATAACAATTTTACTGACCATGAAATTGCCTTATTAACCTTCTTAGCTAATCATCGTGTCGCTACACGATCACAGATACAAAGAGCAGTCTTTTCATCAACTGATTCAGATACAAAAGTCAAAGAATTTATAAGGAAGTGTTTAAGAAGCGGTATAATTGTCGCTTTTAAATGGGTTTCTCCTTGTGAAAGTGAAAAGTTATTACCTCACCTTTATGGACTTTCACCAATTGGTGCAAAAGCTGCAAGCCTTATATTACCTAGAACGCATATTCCGCGTTCCTATCAATTCTTACCGATAAAATATGTACCTGGTAATGCGCCTAAGATGACCGACTATTTTTCTACAGTTATCGCTAATGAATTCTACTGTAAATTGCGAGAGCTAGACCGTGTAATTGAATGGTCATCGCAGGAGAAATTTGATTTATCAAATGGCCGCTATTTTAGACCACATTATGCAATTAAAACAATCAAAGATGAACAAGATTTTAAATACCTTTGGTTGGAAGTTATTCGACCAGTGAAGAATTGGTACTCTGACTGCATTGAAAGGTTCCAACAAATTCAATTAGCATTTACTTCTTTGTCAGACGATCTTCGACCAGAACTTGTTATCTTGTTAGTCGATGATGTCTCTAGGATCCCTGATATTGCAGAATTAGCAGAACAATATATGCCAGACAGTAGAATCCGCTACACAACTGACGAAAGATTAATACAGAAAAATGATCCCGCTATCTTTTACACATATTTTGAAGCATCAGGTGTAAAATCATCGAAAATCAAATTCCTAACTCCTGAATGGAAAGGTATGTCTGCTTCTGAATATCATGCGTCTCTTTACAATGAAGACGTACTAATGGATGACGCGGACTATGACTATTAGGAGGTAGAGATTTGACATTTGCACAAGATAAATGGGTAATAATTCTTCTTGAAGAAATTAATGAAGACCGTGATTTAACGCATGTTGTATCAGATGAAGCATTTAGATATCCAAAACCATATGATGGCGACTTATACGTTGTTGGCCATGATATTAACGGAGATATTCATTTCTTGTTAGTTGATAACAAAGAAAATGGTGAAGTGGAGCTTCGTATCATTGAAGATGAGTATCTATTTACTAAATTGCTTGCTTATTATAAAAATGAAGATCGTGTCCCTTCAAGTGAAGCGGACGAAAAAATCCGCTTAGGAATTGGTACTTCATTTGCAGCTGATTCACAAATCAAGGAGCAATTTATGGCCAAGTTGCCTATGACTCGATTTCCTTAAAACATAGCAAAGGGTGTGTAGTGAAAAACATTACACACCCTATATAAATTGGAGGGATTATTCATGAACGTTCAAATTTTAAAATCAAAACTTGAAACACAGGTAGCAATTATAGAGACCGCTTTACATGATGGAGATAACGTAATTATTGCTGGCAATTTAGCGACCGGTAAAACAAGCTTGTTAAACGCAATACATAACAAATTGAATGCGAAAAAAGAGAATAGTGCTGCCTATTTTTCTATGTGTACTACAGAAGCGGAAGTTGAAATAGTAAAAGAAAATATATACACACATTGTACGGATAAAATACTGATTATTGATGAGTTACGTGCTTTATCTTCCCAGGGGTTACGTTTAGAAAAGGTGAGTAATGATATACAAATCGTAGCGTCTATTCAATTTACAAATTCGGATGACTTTATTGCAGTTGCAGCCAAGTTGAATTTAGATAGTTATTTCAGCAAATTAGTTTACCTTAAAAATCAAGAAGGTGACTTAGAAATAATCTATTAAAAAGTAGATTAATGAAAGGGGATAATTTTATGAATATATTCAGTAATAAAGTCAATGAAATAAAAACACTGGAAAATGAGTTAATCCACTCTCTAGAAGATAATGTATACGGGAGACGTAAACAAGCACCACCAGCCTCAGTAGATTTCTACAACGATGTAAATGCGAAGAGAGTTTACTCTACACTTTCTCCACTTATTAAACTCCTATCTAGAAAAAGGCACAACAATGCACTTCATATGTACATGATAATGTTCCTAAGTGAAGAATTGAGTAAGTATGTAATGTATCAATTCAATAACGATCAGGAGGATTTTAAAATCGAATTTTTAGCCAAAGAAGCTGAATTACTAATTTTAGATTTATACAACATTATGGAATTAGCAGAGAATAAAACGAAAGGGAAAAAATTCAGTATCGATGAAAAGTATATTTTTAAAGATGAAAAAAATATAATCAGAACTAATCTAGAACTATTAACTGAATAAGGATAAGTATGTTCCTTAATAATAAAACAAGTTCTATCAATGGACTTGTTTTTTATTTTCTTTAACCAGTATTTGTGGTATTCTCAAAGTATATTTTTAAACTTATTTTTCTCTAACCAAACGGTGAAGAGCATTATTTCTAAAAGCGCTTATTACAGCGATTGATAAAGGCACAGGTCTGTCTTTAACGATTCAATCCTTGTAATAGGCGTTTTTTTTGTTGCCTAAATATAACAAAGGAGGAATGACATCATGCGTGTAAACATGGTTTGGTCTGGAATTAGACAACAACATTCGAAGGAAATCTATAATATTCCTTGGGGCACTATTCGAGTATCTGAAGGTAATCACTGTACATTGTTTTATTTTGAGGGTGAGTGTGTGGATCTTAACGATGTAAGAGAGATATTTACTTACTTTCAAAGAAACAAGCTGTTCTGTAGGTCTATCAAATTATTTGAAACTGGTAATATCCCTAGAATGGAGAAGTATGGATTTACTCATAACGGCATGTTTTATATCTTACCATTACACGATATTTCATTACTTGCTATACCTTATGGCAATCAGGAATGGTGTTTGCAGTTAGATAAACGTAGTGGAAGCGGCATTGATTTAAGAATGTTGCAAGCTTTCCCATATTTTCAGGAAACATTTAGACAGCTATCATTAGAAGAATTGTCCTCGATTTAGCATATCTTGTATGCTTGACGACCTTTTAATAGATAAGAAAATTTTTAGGAGAGATATTTATGAAAAATGTTAATATCCCAATAATTGAAGACGAAATGAATGTTATTCATCAATTACACAAAATTAATGTCCATGGACTTTCATGGACCAATTTCTACAAAACACTAGGTTATATGGCTAATGCTAAGATAACTCCTTATTTTGCTTGTGCAAACGTAGAACGTAAAGATAAAGTTTTTCATACTAATCGATCTACTTTCTTTAATGCATTGCGTAAGCGCGGTGTAAATGTTCTTGAGGGGCTAGCTGTTAGAGAGTCAAAAGATAATCGAATTGAGAAGGGCGTAGATGTTTTAGTCGCTTTACAAATCTACAAAGAGGCTTTAAAGGGCGCACGTGACATTATAGTTTGCTCAGCTGATAGTGATCTTGTGCCAGCTGTTAAAGAAGCTCAGAACATGGGTGTTCGTGTACATGTTGTCATGAGTGACTATACTCCTGGTTGTGAACTATCTACTATTGCTGATCGTGTTATTAGCTTAGAAACAATTGTCCAATCAATGGTTGAACGTGGAAAAATCAACTTTAAGAATCAAGAAAAACCATACTTATTTACAAACGCTGTGTGTTATAAGCAGCATAGAAAGGGACTTCAGTATGCTTGAAATTCAATAATTCACTTCAAAGCATCCTGTCAAAATACTGTTCAACTAAATACTGGGAGAACTAATTAAAAGGGAAACAACGATTAACTACGTTGTTTCCTTTTTCAATGAAAAATAATAATGCTGTCCATAGCAAAAAGGAGAAATTTAAATATGACTATTAACTTTCAAAAAGTAACGATTTCAGATGTTGCAATCAATACAGTAAAGGATTCCATTCCAGGCTTTGTGGAAAATATCGATGCTTTCGAAGGTACAAAGAATAACTTATACATTCGAGTTAAGTTTAAAAAACTTGACCTTCATGCTTATATGGTAATCGATTCAAAGAACCGCTTAATGGTTCATTACTGTGAAGAAGTTGAAAAGAATTTACCATGTAAACATCGGAATTTATTAGCTGCTATAGCTAATTATTTTGGCCATTCAATTGAATTAACCAATACTAAGACAAAGTTAGTTGAATACAAAGATTTTGAAAAGCAATTTGAAAAAGTTAGATGGGAAAACAAAAATGATGAATTCAAGCTAATCCCAACTATAAAAGATACTTTACCTGCTACTAACCAAGTAGAAAAACAAACAGTACCAGTTGAACAACTAATTGACCGCGATTGGGAAACTGGTTGGAATGGGGTACAAGATTATTTAGATTCTCAAGGTGTTGATATTGCCTTACAGAATAAAATTCTGGAGCGGAGAAAACGGATTAGTATGCATGTTCCTATTCAACAGGAACAAACAGCTCCCTCAAAACCTGCTACACCATATCAAGGAGAGACTTTCAGACGAGTATTGCGACATATCTTTAATGATAAGCATTTAATTCTTATCGGGGGTAAAGGTACCGGTAAAGATACTTTGATTAATACACTTGCCTGGATCTTTAACTTCCCGCTACTTCTTCAAATTGGCGACAAAGATACATCAAGAGAAACCATCGTTGCTGAGCCAGCATTCCGTGATAATGAAAGTACTTATGATTTATCCCAATTTACTAAAACTGTTCAGCATGGTGGATTAGTAAACTATGCCGAAGTTAACTTTCTAAAAGGGGATATTACTTCTGTATTTCATTCACTATTTGATGAAAATGAAGCCTTAGCAACGCCTTTAGGTCCAATTCAAGCACACGAAGATTTTTTAATGTGCTGCTCCATGAATGTTGGTAATGGATACTTTGATGTTAATAAACTGAATGATGCATTTAAAGATCGTTTTGCAGTAGTTCGATTACCACAAACAATGGAATTCCAGAACCTTATTAAAGAAAAAAGTGGTTTGGTAGATTCTAATGCTCTTGAGTTTCTATCTACAATAAAGAAAAATCTAGAAGAGTTATTCTTTGATGGTTTGTGTCACAGCGCAGATACAGTTCGAGGATATATCGATGCAGCAAAATACTTCTTAAATTTTGGATTTAACAATGAAACACGTATTGAAGTTGTTGAAGACTATATAATCAACAAGGTGGAAGACACAGAGGAATACTTCGAAGCTCGAAACGCAGTACGTGAGGCATTTTCTGAATTAAAATTATCGCCATTTCCTTTCACAGAGGAAGAGAAAGCCTATTCCAATGCACAGGAGGACGATAATTAATGAGCAGCTTAAATGTAAAATTAAAAGAAGTAAAGGGTAGACGATTACACCGTTATCTTCGTAAGAAATTCAATAGACGCGATTTTGATTTTGATTGGACAGATTTTAGTACGGCATATTTTGACGGAAAAACAATTTTCGTAAAGTATGATGTCCATAAACCTAATAAGTTGTTTTCTGAAGCCGAGATCCATATATTACATCTCGGCTTTGCTTACCATGAGATGGGTCATAAACTTTATGATATTGTGAGTGACTTTAAAGAATGGATACTTAGTAATTCTTCAGAAGATAAAGTGGAGTGGGAAAAAAATACGAAATGGCCAAAGAACATCGTTCACACTTGGGGAAACCTTGCTTTGGACGGTAGGTTAGAGAGATTTCTACGTATCGATTATCCTTTTACGATTGATGAAATTGATTATTTAAATTATGAATGGGCTTATCCTCCTTCACCAGAAGAAAGACGGGGAGAAAGCAAAGTTAATGATTTTCTTGAAATGTACGGTCGTAGGTGCTTAGAAATGGAGGATTTAGAAGGCTGGCACAGCGATGTAGTTTCATTAATGGACCAGTATCAACCACTATTGGACGAATCCTTTACCCAAACTTCTACTATTGACTGTCTAAATAAAAGTAAAGAACATTTAACAGCTGTATGGCCAACATTGTATCAATGGATACAAGAGGAAGAACAAGAACCCGCTTCTATTAGCTCGAATACTAGCAAAGAAGCGGATCTTGAAAATTCAGAGTGGGCTACTTCTGATGAGGTTAAAAATAACGTCCAACGAATCTTGGATAAATTAAAGGATATGTTTAACGGCGCTGAAAGCCCTCATAACGAGTCTATAGACAATGATGATAACAATATTGAAGATGGCAAAGAAGACGGCTTAGAAGATAATTTAAAGCCTAAAGAGAACACTATTCAAATCATCTTTCCCGAGAACACTCAACCTAGAACCAAGCCTGATTTTAAAAGGTTAATTGCTAACACTGAGAAAGAAGTAGAAAATACTCACCAGCAGGCACATGAAGAGTTAAAAGAAGATGAAATTATAGAATCACCAATTGCCGTCATGGTAAATAATACTCCCATTAACGACACAGTTAAGGAATGTAGTTATGATCATAAAAATGAAGCGGTGTTTGATGAAATGGTAATTTCGAATCGACGCCAGATATTTGCTCTTGAAAAAGCCTTGCAAGTCATCTTAGCACCAATCCCTGAAATTCGATCTAAGAATCAAAAACGAGGTCGGCTACGCCCACATAGCGTATGGCGTGCTGTTTATTGTGATGATGATAATATACGTACAAAAATTAATAGGGGCTCACCTAAGGAAGACGCTAGTATTTCCCTAATGGTTGATATTAGTTATTCTACCACCTCAATGTGTGGCACCCAAAAGCAAGTTATCACTGAAATGAAAGAGGCCTTATCGGTTGTTTTATCAGCTGCACATAATATTAAGTTACCGTCAAAAGCCTTTGCATTTACAAGTGATTTCGCTACTAATGACACTTTTATTTATCATTTGAAGCCAAACGATCACTTGCTTAAACCGCAGCATAAGGGGGCTATTGGCGGTTTACGTCCAGAAATGGGCAACCGTGATGTCATTGCGCTCCAATATTTATTAAATCAAGTGAAAGATCGTAAAGAGTCTATTCGCTTGGCATTTATGATTAGTGATGGGGCACCAAATTTCTATGAAAATGAATCCGAAGAAACCATAAAAGAGATGGTTAAATCAGCAAACAAAAATGGCGTTGATGTTTTTTGTATATTTGTTGGGAACGATAACTGGGGTTATCAATGTGCTAAAAGAATGTACGGAAATAGAGTAATACGTTCAAAATCAGGTTTAGCATCTGATTTAAAAAGACATTTAATTAAAGTGTTATCACTCCGCCGAGGACTATAATGGTGAATCGTGAGGAAGGTTCTTGATAAACCTTAAGATGAGACGATTTATTACCAAATATTTTGGTCAATAAAAAGTTAATGAACAATGGCAAAAGACTTTCAAGCTATGAAGTATAAAAGATAAGATCGGAGAAACATGATGAGAAAAAATAAAGCTGAGATGGGTATTGTAGTTGGTCCATTTGCAAAAATAGAATTCGAAGATTGTATTAAATACACTAGTAATTTCGAGGGGTATGAATATTATATAAAAGAGACACCCTTAGGAATGTTTTTATTGATAGACAATTTTAGTACAACACCATTTATCCTAACGGAATATACAATAGATGATAATGATGTTTTATCTTCATTAGAAGCAATGTATCAAAAAGGCATAGTTGCAACAGATTCTTTAGAAAAATTTAAAGAAGCAGTTCAAAATCATATTTATGAAGATGCCAAAAACTTATTTGAGAAATACTTGGCACTAGACTGATAAAAAAATTTAATTGTTCTACTTAAGCACAATTTCTATATTTACTAGTTAAAACTATAGAACAGTTTCTTGAACCGCAGCATCGAGGTGCTAGTGATGGCTTACACCCTGAAATGGTTAACCTTATGTAATAATAAAGACCAAGACAGCTATAATGAACTGCACCCCGTCAAGTAGACAGTGGAAATAATAAAAAATGTATTAAGCGGCTTGAGTCCTGAATTCTAACGGACTCAAGCCGTTTAATCGTTTCTGATAACGATAGTAATTATAAAAATGAATATACTCATCAATCGCTAGTTTTAACTCTTCATATGAATCGTACTTATGTAAATAATACTTCTCACACTTCAATGTGCCCCAAAATGATTCAATTGGTCCGTTATCAATACATCGACCAACACGGGACATACTCTGTGTCATATTGGCTGTATCCACAATTCGCTTAAATTCCTTCGATGTATATTGAAAACCTCGATCACTATGTATTAATGGCTGTTCGCCTGATTGTAATGATTGAATAGCTGATTTGATTGTTTTGAAAACAAGGGAATTATTATTCGAATGACCTAACACATAACTCACAATTGAACCATCATATAAATCGATAATTGCACTTAAATAAGCTTTTTTCCCGTTTCCATACTTAAACTCTGTGACATCTGTACACCATTTTTCATTGGGCTTTTTCGATGTAAATGCTCTATTTAATACGTTCTCCGCCACATGATGTGCTGGGGATTTACGATAAGGCTTGCGCTTTCTACGAATAACAGACTTCAATCCACTAATCTGCATTAAACGATAAATACGCTTTTCGTTAACCATCGTTTGATTATTTTCTTTTCGCTGACGATTGATTGTCAACGTTGTACGACGATAGCCGTAAATACCATCTACTTGTTGGTAAAGGAGATGAATGTCCTTTAAAATGGCTTCATTTTCAACTTCTCTGTTAGAAGGCTTGCGACTTAACCACTTATAGTAAGCTGCACGCGAAACATCAGCTATTTCACATAGTAAAAGAATCGAAAGTTCTTCCTCTCGATGTAAATCTTGAATCGCTAAATAGCGTTGCTGTAGACGTATTTGGCTTAACGATGCCTCCTTTCGATTTCCTCTAACTTTTTTAAAAATAAATTTTCTGCACGTAAACGTTCATTTTCACGTTCAATACGTTGAATCTCTAATTTCAATTTCTCCTCAACGGTTAATTCGACTTCATCTTTTGTGCGACCACGACGATCACGTAATCCCTCTTCACCATTCGTTTCAAATTTCTTCGTCCATTGATATACCTGTTGATACGAAACACCATAGGTATGCGCTGCCAACTGATAATTTTTCTGGTGCTTCAAACAGTACTCGACAATCTCAATACGTTCTTCAAAAGTTGTCTTTCTTCCTTCGGTCATAGCTTGACTCATTCCTTTACCTGAATCTTTTATTTCACTATGACTAGTATACTTTTTTACCCAGCTTTTTAAAACGGAGGTACTGCTAATCTCGTATTTCGCCAACACCTCCATCTGTGAATAATTTCGTTGAATGTAGTCCTCCACAGCCGCTAATTTTAACTCTTTTGAATAGAACTTACATGAAGTAGCTTCTTGTAATCCTTCACGTCCACCTGCCTCAAATTTCATTTTCCATCTATGAAAAGTTTGATGATCTATTGAAAACCTTTCACACAATTCATTGATAGAATAGTGACCTTCTTCGAACAATTGAAGGATATATAGTTTCAACTCGAGTGAATGTTTGCTTCGCCCCATAAAAAATACTCCCCTTAGATAAACAGATTTTATTTTTTCATCTGTCTACCTAATAGGGAGCATATCATAATAGCGTCTTGGTCTTTATTTTTTTATCATATTGGAAAATCCATTAACCGTTCAGATATAAAAGCTAAACCAATAAAGAACGATATTGGGATAATTATACCTTTGTAATCCTTTGTATTTTGCTTCAGGTTCCCATACACGATACGTCCACATATCGTTAACGCTATAACTTGCATAACCAAAATGATCAGTAATCCAAAAAATATAATAGCAGCAGTTATCACTATACATCCACCTCCATTCTTATGATACGTAAATTTAGAAAACCCCCCAATACTGTCTCAAAAAGAGTCTAGTATTGAGGGGTTTTCCCTTATACGCTGTCATTTAATTATTTATTATTATAAAACATTTACCAGACGATGTAAATTTATTACTCATATTTTGATATATAACCCATTAGTAGTTGAATATATACTCGAAAATATAACTTAATTTAGTTGCACATGACGTTTTACTTAGTTGTCAGGACACTGATTTCAACTGATTAAATAACATAACACGAGCTCAAATGGCTAAAGTAATGATGCGATCTCTACGAATAAGTGATTTAAAGAAATAGAGACCAAGACCAAGAGACTTTAAATAGCGTCTTGGTTATTATTTGTCTAGTGATGCAAATATTTGTTGTTATAAATGGAGCAAATTCCTGTAATTAAGAAATTCCCCCTTATAAGGTGAATATTTTAGGTTTTATTTGAAAACCTATAACATGCACATTCAGTTAATGAAGGTATTACAGGAGGTAAAAGTTTTGAATCACGAAGAAGAACTGAAAAGACTTTTAGCCGATTTTACTGAAGACAGTGGATTTAGAGATCAATATGGTTATATTGTCCATCAAAAAAAAGAAAATAAAGATGCTGTAATGAAACCTGATGGAAAAGGAGAGGCCACATTATATACAGCAATCGCAGTTATCGCTGTTGCCACCGGTAATTATAAACAAGATGATTGGGATAAAAATTCTGCAAATAAAAGTCTAGAAGAATTATTAACAACTTTACTTAAAAAAAGTTGGGGTAACAAAGATAATCTTGGTCGTTATCACCCAATTCGTCATCCAGAGGACATTGATTACTATAAGTACAGAAACGATGTAAAAAGCCGAATGAGTCCATTGACAAAGGATAGTTTTGGAGCAATTGTAGCTGGTTCATACTATTCCTATGCCTGTCCTAATTCAAGCCAGGAAGTTCGTAAATTAGCACGTGATTTAATGACCAAATGGACTGAGTACTTAATCCTTTTCCAATGGCGTACCCATTCAATATATATTGAAAATGAATTTGAATATGTAAAAGATGCAGACAAAAAAATTAAATATAAATATATCTACAGTGACAATACTTTAAAAAACAGGAAGTCCTATAAAGGAACAGGTTCTTTTATGCTATTGCCACACGAAATCTATGCTTTACAGAATGTCGCTGCTCATTTAGGCATAGCAACAAGTCAATGGAATGCATGGGAAAACATGACCCCAGAACTTAAACAAACCTTTATAGATTTTGCTGCTCCATATATAGCTCAATATGCTGGAGAAGCTTTAGATAATTTATTGCAAAGTTACAAAGGAGCATTCCCCTACAGTATCCCATTAGGTCCACCAGATTGGTCCTTAGGAAAAATAAATGGTGTATTTACATTTGAAATTCCTTCAAGTATTCGTGATCAAATAGTTACTTCTTTTAAAGAAGCTATTAAAGATTTATTACGTGAAATCGTGAGACTTGATAATTATAACGATTATCAGGGTGATGAATTATTAGGTATTTTAATTAATCGTGTTCTCGATCTTTTCCCAGATGTTTTGGGACGAGATAGCTGGCGTACTATTTTAACAAAATCTATACAACAGGTACTACCATGGATTACTAAATCAGGGTGGTTAGAAGCACTCACTTTTATCGGTAGTTTACAACTACTAAAGACACAGAGTATTTCTTCTATCAGTTATACCCTATGGATATATGCTGTTGAGTGTGAAGCGAGACCTGAAATGAAGGACTTATTAAAAACTGAAGAATTCTTTAGCTATTTACGAGGTAATGAAAATCCAAATAGTTTATGGGCATGGATTGCTGAAGACTCAGGTAGAGTGAGTGAACATTTGCAATTATTCGAATCAAAAGACTGGAATTATTGGTGGAGATTCGCTTATCAAGAAGATAAATTTAACGATTGGCTTAAGAAACCAGAAGATCAATCAAATGAAATAATTAATCAAAATGAATGTAATAATAGTCCCCGCCTTGATTATTTAGTTCTAAGTGGTTTAGCAGAGAAAGGGGCTCCTGTGGGTTTAACCGATACCCTTTCTGATTGGTGGGGGGATTTTATGAAATTGGCAGGGGATGCAGCAAATCAGTTTATAAATAATCTTACTGCAGAGATTCAGAGGCAGTTTAGCCAGGCAGGTTACTATATTCAAGAAAAAATAAATGAAGTTGGTGAACTAATTAGAGAAACTTGGTCCAATACCTTAGAATACACAAACGAAAAATTTTTTCAGGGTAATCTAATTGAAAAGAGTACTTGGAATCCAGTTGGAATTCTAATACACAAATGGGCAAAAATCGATGGGAAAGTTATTGAAGAGTTTTGGTCCGAAACTGGGGACTTGCTTGAGCGGATTACTAATCATATTGACGGGAGTATTATTGAAGAATATTGGAAACAAAATGGTGAGATTGAACGCATTATTTTTCCAATTGACGGGACTCTGATTCATGAATATTGGAACCGAGAAGGAGAGAAATATTGGAAAGGTGTATGGTCTAATGTTGACGGAGCTGCTGAAAATATGATTGAGCGTTTGATTCATCCTATAGACGGGACTCTGATTCATGAATATTGGAACCGAGAAGGGGAGAAATATTGGAAAGGTGTATGGTCTAACGTAGAAGGAGCTGCTAAAGATATGATTGAGCGCTTAACTGAAAGATCAGATGGAACGATAGAAAAAGAAGCTTGGGATGGAGCAGGTAAATGGGGAAGAACAGTCTGGAATACAGCAGGAGAAGTGATTGAAAGAGTTGGTGATCTTTTGCCTGATTTACACTGGCCGCCATGGTAACCATTTTGAGTGTAATAAAGGA from Lysinibacillus irui includes the following:
- a CDS encoding IS3 family transposase (programmed frameshift); protein product: MGRSKHSLELKLYILQLFEEGHYSINELCERFSIDHQTFHRWKMKFEAGGREGLQEATSCKFYSKELKLAAVEDYIQRNYSQMEVLAKYEISSTSVLKSWVKKYTSHSEIKDSGKGMSQAMTEGRKTTFEERIEIVEYCLKHQKNYQLAAHTYGVSYQQVYQWTKKFETNGEEGLRDRRGRTKDEVELTVEEKLKLEIQRIERENERLRAENLFFKKVRGNRKEASLSQIRLQQRYLAIQDLHREEELSILLLCEIADVSRAAYYKWLSRKPSNREVENEAILKDIHLLYQQVDGIYGYRRTTLTINRQRKENNQTMVNEKRIYRLMQISGLKSVIRRKRKPYRKSPAHHVAENVLNRAFTSKKPNEKWCTDVTEFKYGNGKKAYLSAIIDLYDGSIVSYVLGHSNNNSLVFKTIKSAIQSLQSGEQPLIHSDRGFQYTSKEFKRIVDTANMTQSMSRVGRCIDNGPIESFWGTLKCEKYYLHKYDSYEELKLAIDEYIHFYNYYRYQKRLNGLSPLEFRTQAA